The Streptomyces sp. NBC_01197 genome window below encodes:
- a CDS encoding pyridoxal phosphate-dependent decarboxylase family protein, giving the protein MHSYDEDLTQQVMDHLLHRLRLDPPPLGRLGDHQELALALKDTIGAAPRDPADVLRTYTEDLEPTVVSCDHPAFLAFIPGAPTKAAALFDMVVSASSLHGVSWLEASGAVAAENSVLRLFADLAGLPADAGGCFVSGGSAGNLSALVVARDTGRTRLGLDERAPVRIAVSDQVHSSVGNTLRILGVEALVVPTTDHRLTGEALTTALDAAQRDGGAPVVAVVATAGTTNAGIIDDLAGVAGQTRARDLWLHIDAAYGGAALFVPELRERLHGIEHADSLVVDPHKWMFAPFDCGALLYRDPRTARAVHTQDASYLDAIHGDDEGGEWNPSDYAYHLTRRPRGLPLWFSLAVHGTDAYRDAVAHGAAIAQRTARLVEQYDGLELLREPELTVVLIRRTGWQPEDYYAWSKELLASGVAFITPSVWEGETVARLAFLHPGITEERVRAILDSLVVREAEDDEGSRGERTERVTASAL; this is encoded by the coding sequence GTGCACTCTTACGACGAGGACCTCACCCAGCAGGTCATGGATCACCTCCTGCACCGGCTCCGGCTCGACCCGCCGCCGCTCGGCCGCCTCGGCGACCACCAGGAGCTGGCCCTGGCCCTGAAGGACACCATCGGAGCGGCCCCGCGGGACCCCGCCGACGTGCTCCGCACCTACACCGAGGACCTCGAACCGACCGTCGTCTCCTGCGACCACCCGGCCTTCCTCGCCTTCATACCCGGCGCCCCGACCAAGGCCGCCGCCCTGTTCGACATGGTGGTCTCGGCCTCGTCCCTGCACGGTGTCTCCTGGCTTGAGGCCTCCGGCGCGGTCGCCGCCGAGAACTCCGTACTGCGTCTGTTCGCCGACCTGGCCGGCCTGCCCGCCGACGCCGGCGGCTGCTTCGTCAGCGGCGGGTCGGCCGGCAATCTCTCGGCCCTCGTCGTCGCCCGCGACACCGGCCGCACCCGCCTCGGCCTCGACGAACGCGCTCCGGTACGGATCGCGGTGAGCGACCAGGTCCATTCCTCGGTCGGCAACACCCTGCGGATCCTGGGAGTTGAAGCCCTCGTCGTCCCCACCACCGACCACCGGCTGACCGGAGAAGCGCTCACCACGGCCCTGGACGCGGCGCAGCGGGACGGCGGAGCACCCGTCGTCGCCGTCGTCGCGACCGCGGGCACCACCAATGCCGGGATCATCGACGACCTCGCGGGGGTGGCCGGGCAGACACGCGCCCGCGATCTGTGGCTGCACATCGACGCCGCATACGGCGGCGCGGCGCTCTTCGTACCCGAACTACGGGAGCGGCTGCACGGCATCGAGCACGCCGACTCCCTCGTGGTCGACCCGCACAAGTGGATGTTCGCGCCGTTCGACTGCGGCGCCCTGCTCTACCGCGACCCGAGGACGGCGCGCGCCGTGCACACGCAGGACGCCTCGTACCTGGACGCCATTCACGGGGACGACGAGGGCGGCGAGTGGAATCCGAGCGACTACGCCTACCACCTGACCCGCCGCCCCCGCGGCCTGCCGCTCTGGTTCTCGCTCGCCGTCCACGGCACGGACGCCTACCGCGACGCGGTCGCCCACGGCGCGGCGATCGCGCAGCGCACGGCCCGCCTGGTCGAGCAGTACGACGGCCTGGAGCTGCTGCGCGAGCCCGAACTGACCGTGGTACTCATCCGTCGCACCGGCTGGCAGCCCGAGGACTACTACGCCTGGTCCAAGGAGCTTCTGGCGTCGGGCGTCGCCTTCATCACCCCGAGCGTCTGGGAGGGCGAAACGGTCGCGCGGCTCGCGTTCCTCCACCCCGGCATCACCGAGGAGAGGGTCCGCGCCATCCTCGACTCGCTCGTCGTCCGGGAGGCCGAAGACGACGAGGGCAGCAGGGGCGAGCGTACGGAAAGGGTTACGGCGTCGGCGTTGTAA
- a CDS encoding FadR/GntR family transcriptional regulator, translated as MSSSGNRDERAAVAKQAPSHAVVAEALRQRIALGGFAPGDRLPTERELAGVFGVGRNTVRQALRELTEEGLVSTTLGRSGGTRVEAVKPGRERARATITAGIRASLRDYMEYRQAIEPFAARLAAERGSGTARRELVALLDTEVADLGAYHRVDTAFHLGIATTGGNEVLAEAVTRARTEMFVGGNALWLGSDWTRVYPAGRDFGCAFREEHEGVALAVLSGDGDAAEARMLEHLRASHRQFLALLGQFASDD; from the coding sequence GTGAGCAGCAGCGGAAATCGGGACGAGCGGGCGGCCGTCGCGAAGCAGGCACCCTCGCACGCGGTGGTGGCCGAGGCCCTGCGCCAGCGCATCGCCCTCGGCGGTTTCGCTCCCGGCGACCGGCTGCCCACCGAGCGAGAGCTGGCCGGCGTCTTCGGCGTGGGCCGCAACACCGTACGGCAGGCGCTGCGCGAGCTGACCGAAGAAGGGCTGGTGAGCACCACCCTGGGGCGCTCGGGCGGCACCCGGGTCGAGGCCGTGAAGCCGGGCCGGGAGCGGGCGCGTGCCACCATCACGGCCGGCATCCGGGCCTCGCTGCGCGACTACATGGAGTACCGGCAGGCGATCGAGCCGTTCGCGGCGCGGCTGGCCGCGGAGCGCGGGTCGGGCACCGCCCGCCGTGAGCTCGTTGCGCTGCTCGACACCGAGGTGGCGGACCTCGGCGCGTACCACCGCGTGGACACCGCCTTCCACCTCGGCATCGCCACGACCGGCGGCAACGAGGTGCTGGCGGAGGCGGTGACCCGGGCCAGGACCGAGATGTTCGTGGGCGGCAACGCCCTGTGGCTGGGCTCGGACTGGACTCGGGTGTATCCGGCGGGCCGGGACTTCGGCTGCGCATTCCGCGAGGAGCACGAGGGCGTGGCGCTCGCCGTGCTGTCGGGGGACGGCGATGCCGCGGAGGCCCGGATGCTGGAGCACCTGCGGGCCTCGCACCGCCAGTTCCTGGCCCTGCTGGGCCAGTTCGCCTCGGACGACTGA
- a CDS encoding MFS transporter → MSTAPGAGTAPLSRSNPWKVAGASMIGTSVEWYDFGIYATAAALVFPELFFPEMNRALGTLMSFTTLFVGSLGRPLGAIVFGHIGDRFGRKRALIWSMTLMGGATVCVGLLPGYASIGVAAPILLVLIRMIQSLAVGGEWGGAVLFAVEHAPPRRKAFFGSFPQVGDGVGYFLSTGVFALMALVGHRALVDWGWRVPFLLSAVLVLVGLVIRSSMEESPEFEAARLAEEAEEKQAAPFIAVVRDAWKTWLLASGAFLITVAGYYIVVTFMSTYAVSDLGFTDSQAAGAGTAASVVVIVCTPLAALCADRYGLRKVTLTGILLHVVVAFPMFWLVDTHSVAGLWLAMCLPMLASTIAYASIGTLVSGWFAPRVRYTGLSMSFQTAGLVGTLAPAAVTWLYSDFGNSWIPVALTFVAMALVSAVCLIACNPARGAGQAEGRAAGIGAETACAEKADGATAGAETAGL, encoded by the coding sequence ATGAGCACAGCCCCTGGTGCCGGGACGGCACCCCTGAGCAGGTCCAACCCGTGGAAAGTCGCCGGGGCCTCGATGATCGGGACCAGCGTCGAGTGGTACGACTTCGGCATCTACGCGACGGCCGCCGCGCTGGTGTTCCCCGAGCTGTTCTTCCCGGAGATGAACCGGGCACTGGGCACCCTCATGTCGTTCACGACGCTGTTCGTCGGATCCCTGGGGCGCCCGCTCGGAGCCATCGTCTTCGGGCACATCGGCGACCGCTTCGGCCGCAAGAGGGCTCTCATCTGGTCGATGACCCTGATGGGCGGGGCCACCGTCTGCGTCGGCCTGCTTCCCGGCTACGCGTCCATCGGTGTCGCCGCGCCGATCCTGCTCGTACTGATCCGCATGATCCAGTCCCTCGCGGTCGGCGGCGAGTGGGGTGGGGCGGTGCTGTTCGCCGTCGAGCACGCCCCGCCGCGGCGCAAGGCGTTCTTTGGATCCTTTCCCCAAGTCGGAGACGGCGTGGGGTACTTCCTCTCCACCGGCGTCTTCGCCCTGATGGCCCTGGTCGGCCACCGGGCGCTGGTCGACTGGGGCTGGCGCGTTCCCTTCCTGCTGTCCGCCGTACTGGTCCTCGTCGGCCTGGTCATCCGCAGCAGCATGGAGGAGTCACCGGAGTTCGAAGCTGCCCGGCTGGCCGAGGAGGCCGAGGAGAAGCAGGCGGCACCGTTCATCGCCGTGGTCCGCGACGCCTGGAAGACCTGGCTGCTGGCCTCGGGCGCCTTCCTCATCACGGTCGCCGGCTACTACATCGTCGTCACCTTCATGTCGACGTACGCCGTCTCCGACCTGGGGTTCACGGACTCCCAGGCAGCGGGCGCCGGTACGGCGGCCTCGGTCGTCGTCATCGTCTGCACCCCGCTGGCCGCCCTGTGCGCCGACCGCTACGGGCTCCGCAAAGTGACCCTCACCGGAATCCTGCTCCATGTGGTGGTCGCCTTCCCGATGTTCTGGCTCGTCGACACCCACTCGGTGGCCGGCCTGTGGCTGGCGATGTGCCTGCCGATGCTGGCCAGCACGATCGCGTACGCCTCGATCGGCACACTCGTCTCCGGCTGGTTCGCGCCACGGGTCCGCTACACGGGCCTCTCCATGAGCTTCCAGACGGCCGGCCTCGTCGGCACCCTGGCCCCGGCCGCGGTGACGTGGCTCTACAGCGACTTCGGCAACTCCTGGATCCCGGTCGCCCTGACCTTCGTGGCCATGGCGCTCGTCAGCGCCGTCTGTCTGATCGCGTGCAACCCGGCCCGTGGGGCGGGGCAAGCCGAAGGACGGGCCGCCGGAATCGGGGCCGAGACCGCATGTGCCGAGAAGGCGGACGGGGCGACGGCCGGTGCGGAGACAGCCGGCTTGTGA
- a CDS encoding TIGR03084 family metal-binding protein: MSDAGAVLDDLVGESAELDLLVAELSVDQWSLATPAPRWTVAHQIAHLAWTDRAALLAATEPDAFGAEAEKALAAPETFVDDGAEEGAGLDPAVLLARWRDGREQLQRALRTAPSGARFPWYGPPMSAASMATGRLMETWAHGQDVADALGVERVPTARLRHVARIGVRARDFAFGARGLEAPGEEFRVELTAPGGELWEYGPADAVQRVTGPALDFCRLVTQRTHRDDVALRATGADADRWLGIAQAFAGPPGAGRVPKDAPPGPGRVTEDAPPGPGRVTEEAPPGPGHAPKGDA; the protein is encoded by the coding sequence GTGTCCGATGCAGGTGCCGTACTGGATGATCTGGTCGGCGAGAGCGCCGAACTGGACCTGCTCGTAGCGGAGTTGAGCGTCGACCAGTGGTCGCTTGCCACCCCCGCGCCCCGTTGGACCGTCGCCCACCAGATCGCCCATCTGGCCTGGACCGACCGGGCCGCACTGCTGGCCGCCACCGAGCCCGACGCCTTCGGCGCAGAGGCCGAGAAGGCGCTCGCCGCACCGGAGACCTTCGTGGACGACGGTGCGGAGGAGGGCGCGGGGCTGGATCCGGCCGTGCTGCTCGCCCGGTGGCGTGACGGCCGCGAACAGCTTCAGCGGGCCTTGCGGACCGCCCCGTCCGGCGCGCGATTCCCCTGGTACGGGCCGCCGATGAGCGCCGCGTCCATGGCCACCGGGCGGCTGATGGAGACCTGGGCGCACGGCCAGGACGTGGCGGACGCGCTCGGGGTGGAGCGTGTGCCGACCGCGCGGCTGCGGCATGTGGCGCGGATCGGCGTGCGGGCCCGCGACTTCGCCTTCGGGGCGCGGGGGCTTGAGGCGCCAGGGGAGGAGTTCCGGGTCGAGCTGACCGCGCCGGGCGGGGAGCTCTGGGAGTACGGGCCCGCCGACGCCGTCCAGCGGGTGACCGGGCCCGCGCTCGACTTCTGCCGGCTCGTCACCCAGCGCACACACCGCGACGATGTGGCCCTGCGCGCCACGGGCGCCGATGCCGACCGGTGGCTCGGGATCGCGCAGGCTTTCGCCGGGCCTCCCGGGGCAGGACGCGTACCGAAGGACGCACCTCCTGGACCTGGACGCGTGACGGAGGACGCACCTCCTGGACCTGGACGCGTGACGGAGGAAGCACCTCCCGGACCGGGACACGCACCGAAGGGCGACGCGTGA
- a CDS encoding acyclic terpene utilization AtuA family protein, with protein MKEMLTGGRLDVLTGDYLAELTMLILGRDRLKDPRAGYARTFLRQLEECLGEAHDRGVRIVSNAGGLNPAGLAEAVRELGERIGVPVRVAHVEGDALPLPDGALTANAYVGGAGIAACLRGGADVVVTGRVTDAALVTGPAAWHFGWGPDDLDQLAGAVAAGHVLECGTQATGGNYSFFTAHDIRHSGFPVAEIAADGSAVITKHDGTGGVVDIGTVTAQLLYETGGARYAGPDVTTRLDTVRLTQDGPDRVRISGVRGEAPPPKLKAGVTRIGGWRNEVVFVLTGLDIDAKAALVRHQVEDAFGAGARAEAGAETGAAGDARGPGKSRPADVRWELVRTDRADADSEECASALLRLVVRDSDREAVGRVVSGAAIELALGSYPGFHVTAPPGKGTPYGVFEAVYVDRGAVEQVAVLPDGERVVVPDPPRTSELTAVMESALPERLPDASPGNTIPLGRVAGARSGDKGGDVNVGVWVPTDTAWRWLAHELTVERFQELLPETRGLVVSRHVLPNLRALNFIVEGLLGEGVAGQERFDPQGKGVGEWLRSRVVEVPVEVLAPSP; from the coding sequence ATGAAGGAGATGCTCACCGGCGGGCGGCTGGATGTGCTGACCGGGGACTACCTCGCCGAGCTGACCATGCTCATCCTCGGCCGCGACCGCCTCAAGGACCCCCGCGCCGGCTACGCCAGGACCTTCCTGCGCCAGTTGGAGGAGTGCCTCGGCGAGGCGCACGACCGGGGGGTGCGGATCGTCAGCAACGCGGGCGGCCTCAACCCGGCCGGACTCGCCGAGGCCGTACGGGAGTTGGGTGAGCGGATCGGCGTCCCTGTCCGGGTCGCGCACGTCGAGGGCGATGCCCTGCCGCTGCCGGACGGCGCGCTGACCGCCAACGCCTATGTGGGGGGCGCCGGAATCGCCGCGTGTCTGCGGGGCGGGGCCGATGTGGTGGTCACGGGCCGGGTGACGGACGCGGCGCTGGTCACCGGGCCCGCCGCCTGGCACTTCGGCTGGGGGCCCGACGATCTCGACCAGCTGGCGGGGGCGGTGGCGGCCGGGCATGTGCTGGAGTGCGGGACCCAGGCGACCGGCGGGAACTACTCCTTCTTCACCGCCCACGACATACGCCACTCCGGCTTCCCGGTCGCGGAGATCGCCGCCGACGGCTCGGCCGTGATCACCAAGCACGACGGTACGGGCGGGGTGGTCGACATCGGCACGGTGACCGCGCAGCTGCTGTACGAGACGGGCGGCGCGCGGTACGCCGGCCCTGATGTCACGACCCGGCTCGACACCGTACGGCTGACGCAGGACGGGCCCGACCGGGTACGGATCTCGGGCGTACGGGGGGAGGCGCCGCCCCCGAAGCTCAAGGCAGGGGTGACCCGGATCGGCGGCTGGCGCAACGAGGTCGTGTTCGTGCTCACCGGACTCGACATCGACGCCAAGGCCGCACTGGTCCGCCATCAGGTGGAGGACGCCTTCGGGGCAGGGGCGCGGGCAGAGGCAGGGGCAGAGACCGGAGCGGCAGGGGACGCCCGTGGGCCGGGCAAGTCCCGCCCGGCCGACGTGCGGTGGGAGCTGGTGCGTACGGATCGCGCCGACGCCGACAGCGAGGAGTGCGCGAGCGCGCTGCTCCGCCTCGTGGTGCGCGACAGCGACCGGGAAGCGGTCGGGCGGGTGGTGAGCGGGGCCGCGATCGAGCTGGCGCTCGGCAGCTACCCCGGGTTCCATGTGACCGCCCCACCCGGGAAGGGCACGCCGTACGGGGTCTTCGAGGCTGTGTACGTGGACCGGGGCGCGGTGGAGCAGGTGGCCGTACTCCCGGACGGGGAACGCGTGGTGGTACCGGATCCGCCCCGTACGTCGGAGCTGACGGCGGTCATGGAGTCCGCCCTGCCCGAGCGACTGCCGGATGCGTCACCCGGGAACACCATCCCGCTCGGGCGGGTCGCCGGGGCGCGCAGCGGGGACAAGGGCGGCGACGTGAACGTGGGCGTGTGGGTGCCGACCGACACTGCGTGGCGGTGGCTGGCCCACGAGCTCACCGTCGAACGGTTCCAGGAGCTGCTGCCCGAGACACGGGGCCTGGTGGTCTCGCGCCATGTGCTGCCGAATCTGCGGGCGTTGAACTTCATTGTGGAGGGGCTGCTGGGGGAGGGCGTCGCGGGGCAGGAACGGTTCGACCCGCAGGGGAAGGGGGTGGGGGAGTGGCTGCGGAGCCGGGTGGTGGAGGTGCCGGTGGAGGTCCTGGCCCCTTCTCCATAG
- a CDS encoding acyl-CoA carboxylase subunit beta yields MTTLRSALAPASPEYTAHRESMLAKLADLEAEHTKALAGGGEKYVARHRERGKLLARERIELLLDPDTPFLELSPLAAWGTDYPLGASMVTGIGTVEGVECLITANDPTVRGGASNPWTLKKAFRANEIAYANRLPCISLVESGGADLPSQKEIFIPGGALFRDITRLSAAGIPTVAVVFGNSTAGGAYVPGMSDHVIMIKERSKVFLGGPPLVRMATGEESDDESLGGAEMHARVSGLADYLALDEPDALRQARRVVARLNWCKAQPDPPGPAVPPRYDGEELLGIVPGDLKTPFDPREVIARITDGSDFDAFKPLYGPSLVTGWAELHGYPVGILANAQGVLFSEESQKAAQFIQLANQLDIPLLFLHNTTGYMVGKEYEQGGIIKHGAMMINAVSNSKVPHLSVLMGASYGAGHYGMCGRAYDPRFLFAWPSAKSAVMGPQQLAGVLSIVARASAQAKGQPYDDDADAALRTMVEQQIESESLPMFLSGRLYDDGVIDPRDTRTVLGLCLSAIHNAPVEGARGGFGVFRM; encoded by the coding sequence ATGACCACCCTCCGTTCCGCCCTCGCCCCCGCGTCCCCCGAATACACCGCCCACCGCGAGTCCATGCTCGCCAAACTCGCCGACCTGGAGGCCGAGCACACCAAAGCGCTCGCGGGTGGCGGTGAGAAGTACGTCGCCCGCCACCGCGAACGCGGCAAACTCCTCGCCCGCGAACGCATCGAGCTGCTGCTCGACCCCGACACGCCCTTCCTCGAACTGTCCCCGCTCGCCGCCTGGGGCACCGACTACCCTCTCGGCGCCTCCATGGTCACCGGCATCGGCACAGTCGAGGGTGTCGAATGCCTGATCACCGCCAACGACCCCACGGTGCGCGGCGGGGCCAGCAACCCCTGGACGCTGAAGAAGGCCTTCCGGGCCAACGAGATCGCGTACGCCAACCGCCTCCCCTGCATCAGCCTCGTGGAGTCGGGCGGCGCCGACCTCCCCTCCCAGAAGGAGATCTTCATACCCGGCGGCGCGCTCTTCCGGGACATCACCCGGCTCTCCGCCGCCGGAATCCCCACCGTCGCCGTGGTCTTCGGCAACTCGACGGCGGGCGGCGCCTATGTGCCCGGCATGTCCGACCACGTCATCATGATCAAGGAGCGGTCGAAGGTCTTCCTCGGCGGGCCGCCGCTGGTCAGGATGGCGACCGGGGAGGAGTCCGACGACGAGTCGCTCGGCGGCGCCGAGATGCACGCCCGTGTCTCCGGTCTCGCCGACTACCTCGCGCTGGACGAGCCCGACGCGCTGCGCCAGGCCCGCCGCGTCGTAGCCCGCCTCAACTGGTGCAAGGCGCAGCCGGATCCGCCCGGCCCCGCCGTGCCGCCCCGGTACGACGGGGAGGAGCTGCTCGGTATCGTGCCCGGCGATCTGAAGACCCCCTTTGACCCGCGCGAGGTCATCGCGCGCATCACCGACGGCTCGGACTTCGACGCGTTCAAGCCGCTCTACGGGCCGAGCCTGGTCACCGGCTGGGCCGAACTGCACGGCTACCCCGTCGGCATCCTCGCCAACGCGCAGGGCGTCCTCTTCTCCGAGGAGTCCCAGAAGGCCGCCCAGTTCATCCAGCTGGCGAACCAGCTCGACATCCCGCTGCTCTTCCTGCACAACACCACCGGCTACATGGTCGGCAAGGAGTACGAGCAGGGCGGCATCATCAAACACGGCGCGATGATGATCAACGCCGTGTCGAACTCGAAGGTCCCGCACCTCTCCGTCCTGATGGGCGCCTCCTACGGCGCGGGCCACTACGGCATGTGCGGTCGCGCCTACGACCCCAGGTTCCTGTTCGCCTGGCCCAGCGCCAAGTCCGCCGTCATGGGACCGCAGCAGCTGGCGGGCGTGCTGTCGATCGTCGCGCGCGCCTCCGCGCAGGCCAAGGGGCAGCCGTACGACGACGACGCGGACGCCGCGCTGCGGACCATGGTCGAGCAGCAGATCGAGTCGGAGTCCCTGCCGATGTTCCTGTCCGGGCGGCTGTACGACGACGGGGTCATCGACCCGCGCGACACCAGGACCGTGCTCGGCCTGTGCCTGTCCGCCATCCACAACGCACCGGTCGAGGGCGCCCGCGGCGGCTTCGGCGTCTTCCGGATGTGA
- a CDS encoding acetyl/propionyl/methylcrotonyl-CoA carboxylase subunit alpha, whose translation MITSLLVANRGEIACRVFRTCRALGIATVAVFSDADADALHVREADTAVRLPGSAPADTYLRADLVVAAALAAGADAVHPGYGFLSENAAFARAVTDAGLTWVGPSADAIEAMASKTRAKKLMAGAGVPLLAPVDPDSATDDDLPLLLKAAAGGGGRGMRVVRELGSLKGEMTTAVAEARSAFGDGEVFAEPYVERGRHVEVQIMADAHGTVWALGTRDCSLQRRHQKVIEEAPAPALPDALRATLHQAATAAARAVEYQGAGTVEFLVAESGDRAYFLEMNTRLQVEHPVTEAVFGLDLVALQLRTAEGEPLPPGGPPPPRGHAVEARLYAEDPAAGWAPQTGTLHRLDVPGAVPEAGAPTGTRPGAPAVRLDTGYTGGDTIGIHYDPMLAKVIAHAPTRTEAVRALAYALERARIHGPVTNRDLLVRSLRHPDFTAARLDTGFYDRHLPGLTVPAPDPLAALAAALADASTGSGVRTGGWRNVPSQPQTKTYRSEPDGEVYEIRYRLTRDGLRADDFPGVRLHAATPRRVSLEVDGVLRHFDVEVHGDRAHVGPHTLTRLPRFPDRAARTMPGSLLAPMPGTVVRVADGLAAGDAVTAGQPLIWLEAMKMEHRITAPASGILTALHAAPARQVEVGALLAVVQTAQPDTQPDTPLDTQPDAQEALES comes from the coding sequence ATGATCACCTCCCTCCTTGTCGCCAACCGCGGCGAGATCGCCTGCCGGGTCTTCCGTACCTGCCGAGCCCTGGGCATCGCGACCGTGGCCGTCTTCTCCGACGCGGACGCGGACGCGCTGCACGTACGGGAGGCGGACACCGCCGTACGGCTGCCGGGGTCGGCCCCCGCCGACACCTATCTCCGCGCCGACCTCGTCGTCGCGGCGGCGCTCGCCGCGGGCGCTGACGCCGTCCACCCGGGCTACGGCTTCCTCTCCGAGAACGCCGCGTTCGCCCGCGCTGTGACCGACGCCGGGCTCACCTGGGTCGGCCCGTCCGCCGACGCCATCGAGGCGATGGCGTCCAAGACCCGCGCCAAGAAACTCATGGCCGGGGCCGGCGTCCCCCTGCTGGCCCCCGTCGACCCGGACAGCGCCACGGATGATGATCTCCCGCTGCTGCTCAAGGCGGCGGCGGGCGGTGGCGGCCGGGGTATGCGCGTCGTACGTGAACTCGGCTCGCTGAAGGGCGAGATGACGACCGCCGTCGCTGAGGCGCGGTCCGCATTCGGGGACGGCGAGGTCTTCGCAGAGCCGTACGTGGAGCGCGGGCGCCATGTCGAGGTGCAGATCATGGCCGACGCGCACGGCACCGTCTGGGCGCTCGGCACCCGGGACTGCTCCCTCCAGCGCCGCCACCAGAAAGTCATCGAGGAGGCCCCGGCCCCCGCCCTCCCCGACGCCCTGCGCGCCACGCTGCACCAGGCCGCCACCGCCGCCGCCCGAGCGGTGGAGTACCAGGGGGCGGGGACCGTGGAGTTCCTCGTCGCGGAGAGCGGCGACCGGGCGTACTTCCTGGAGATGAACACCCGGCTCCAGGTCGAACACCCCGTCACTGAGGCGGTGTTCGGGCTGGACCTGGTAGCGCTCCAGCTCCGTACGGCGGAGGGCGAACCGCTCCCGCCCGGCGGCCCCCCGCCGCCGCGCGGCCACGCCGTGGAGGCCCGCCTCTACGCGGAGGACCCGGCCGCGGGATGGGCTCCGCAGACCGGCACCCTGCACCGGCTCGACGTGCCAGGCGCCGTCCCGGAGGCCGGTGCCCCCACCGGTACTCGCCCTGGCGCCCCCGCCGTCCGGCTGGACACCGGGTACACCGGCGGCGACACCATCGGTATCCACTACGACCCGATGCTCGCCAAGGTCATCGCCCACGCCCCCACTCGTACCGAGGCGGTGCGCGCCCTCGCGTACGCCCTCGAACGCGCTCGTATCCACGGCCCGGTCACCAATCGAGACCTGCTCGTACGGTCCCTGCGCCACCCGGACTTCACCGCGGCCCGGCTCGACACCGGCTTCTACGACCGCCACCTCCCCGGACTCACCGTCCCCGCCCCCGATCCGCTCGCCGCGCTCGCCGCCGCCCTCGCGGACGCGTCGACAGGATCGGGGGTCCGGACCGGCGGCTGGCGGAACGTACCGTCCCAGCCGCAGACCAAGACCTACCGCTCCGAGCCGGACGGCGAGGTGTACGAGATCCGCTACCGCCTCACCCGGGACGGGCTGCGCGCCGACGACTTCCCCGGCGTACGGCTGCACGCCGCCACGCCCCGGCGCGTCTCGCTCGAAGTTGACGGGGTGCTACGCCACTTCGACGTCGAGGTGCACGGCGACCGCGCCCACGTCGGGCCGCACACCCTCACCCGGCTGCCCCGCTTCCCCGACCGGGCCGCCCGCACCATGCCGGGCTCGCTGCTCGCCCCGATGCCCGGCACGGTCGTACGGGTCGCCGACGGGCTCGCGGCCGGGGACGCCGTCACCGCCGGGCAGCCGCTGATCTGGCTGGAGGCCATGAAGATGGAGCACCGCATCACGGCTCCGGCATCCGGCATCCTCACCGCACTCCACGCCGCCCCGGCCCGCCAGGTCGAGGTCGGCGCGCTGCTCGCCGTCGTACAGACCGCACAGCCGGACACACAGCCGGACACGCCGCTGGACACGCAGCCGGACGCACAGGAGGCCCTGGAGTCATGA